From Salipiger profundus, a single genomic window includes:
- a CDS encoding DNA polymerase III subunit gamma/tau, which produces MTDSPKYQVLARKYRPETFADLVGQDAMVRTLKNAFKAGRIAQAFIMTGIRGTGKTTTARIIAKGMNCIGPDGEGGPTTEPCGECEHCRAIMDGRHVDVMEMDAASNTGVGDIREIIDSVHYRAASARYKIYIIDEVHMLSTSAFNALLKTLEEPPAHVKFIFATTEIRKVPVTVLSRCQRFDLRRIEPEVMIGLLKRIAGTENAQITDDALALITRAAEGSARDATSLLDQAISHGAGETTAEQVRAMLGLADRQRVMDLFETIMRGDAPGALTELSAQYADGADPLAVLCDLAELTHWVSVVKITPEAAEDPTISPDERARGQTLAETLGMRALTRMWQMLLKALDEVAQAPNAMMAAEMAVIRLTHVSELPSPEELIRKLQDTPPPPAPGPNGGGGGYAQAPGGGNAQATGQPQPTHPGPSGPVATQGNAVRAVAAENALARFPTFEHAVELIRANRDMTLLVEVERGVRLAAYQPGRIEFTPAEGARADLAQRLGSALQRWTGNRWGVSVVNGCDAPTIYEKNNAAELALKAEASEHPLVRAALEAFPKAKILEIRTAEEVAQEASAEALPEVEDEWDPFEED; this is translated from the coding sequence ATGACCGACAGCCCCAAGTACCAGGTTCTCGCCCGCAAGTACCGACCCGAGACCTTCGCCGATCTCGTCGGGCAGGATGCCATGGTGCGCACCCTCAAGAACGCCTTCAAGGCCGGGCGCATCGCGCAGGCCTTCATCATGACGGGCATCCGGGGCACCGGGAAGACCACCACCGCGCGGATCATCGCCAAGGGCATGAACTGCATCGGGCCCGACGGCGAGGGCGGGCCCACGACGGAACCCTGCGGCGAATGCGAGCACTGCCGCGCGATCATGGACGGGCGCCACGTCGACGTGATGGAAATGGACGCCGCGTCGAACACCGGCGTCGGCGACATCCGCGAGATCATCGACAGCGTGCACTACCGGGCGGCCAGCGCGCGCTACAAGATCTACATCATCGACGAGGTGCACATGCTGTCCACCTCGGCCTTCAACGCGCTGCTCAAGACGCTCGAGGAGCCGCCTGCGCACGTCAAGTTCATCTTCGCCACCACCGAGATCCGCAAGGTGCCGGTAACGGTGCTGTCGCGCTGCCAGCGCTTCGACCTGCGCCGGATCGAACCCGAGGTGATGATCGGCCTGCTCAAGCGCATCGCCGGCACCGAGAACGCGCAGATCACCGACGACGCTCTGGCGCTCATCACTCGCGCCGCCGAGGGATCTGCCCGCGACGCGACCTCGCTGCTCGACCAGGCGATCAGCCACGGCGCCGGCGAGACCACCGCCGAGCAGGTGCGCGCCATGCTCGGGCTCGCCGACCGGCAGCGGGTCATGGACCTCTTCGAGACGATCATGCGCGGCGATGCGCCCGGCGCGCTGACCGAGCTGTCGGCGCAATATGCCGACGGGGCCGACCCGCTGGCGGTGCTGTGCGACCTTGCCGAGCTCACCCATTGGGTCTCGGTGGTCAAGATCACCCCCGAGGCCGCCGAGGATCCGACGATCTCGCCCGACGAACGTGCCCGCGGCCAGACCCTTGCCGAGACCCTCGGGATGCGGGCGCTGACGCGGATGTGGCAGATGCTGCTCAAGGCGCTCGACGAGGTGGCGCAGGCGCCGAACGCGATGATGGCCGCCGAGATGGCGGTGATCCGGCTCACCCATGTCTCCGAGCTGCCCTCGCCCGAGGAGCTGATCCGAAAGCTGCAGGACACGCCGCCGCCGCCCGCTCCGGGCCCGAACGGCGGTGGCGGCGGCTATGCGCAAGCCCCCGGCGGCGGCAACGCGCAGGCGACCGGCCAGCCGCAGCCCACGCATCCCGGCCCGTCCGGCCCCGTTGCCACGCAGGGCAACGCGGTGCGGGCGGTAGCTGCCGAGAACGCGCTGGCGCGTTTCCCCACCTTCGAGCACGCGGTCGAGCTGATCCGCGCCAACCGCGACATGACTCTCCTGGTCGAGGTCGAGCGCGGCGTGCGCCTCGCGGCCTACCAGCCGGGCCGGATCGAGTTCACGCCTGCCGAGGGCGCCCGGGCCGACCTGGCCCAGCGCCTCGGCAGCGCCCTGCAACGCTGGACCGGCAACCGCTGGGGCGTCTCGGTGGTGAACGGCTGCGACGCGCCGACGATCTACGAGAAGAACAACGCCGCCGAGCTTGCCCTGAAGGCCGAGGCCTCCGAGCATCCGCTTGTCAGGGCCGCGCTCGAGGCCTTTCCGAAGGCGAAGATTCTCGAGATCCGCACCGCCGAGGAGGTTGCGCAGGAAGCCAGCGC
- a CDS encoding phosphatase domain-containing protein gives MIIHALPVSGGILAISPMPGAGGDVEGDLLHIDEWRPALVISLVTAEELIEVDALQIGQHVQDHGARWEHLPIPDYGVPGEDVIGRWPAVSGFVRHALLGGGRVLLHCRGGCGRSGMVALRLMIEAGDAPDEALARLRAVRPCAIETEAQMGWAMAARRQAAVFQRHAE, from the coding sequence ATGATCATCCATGCACTTCCCGTATCGGGCGGTATCCTCGCCATCTCGCCGATGCCCGGAGCGGGCGGCGACGTGGAGGGCGACCTGCTACACATCGACGAATGGCGGCCGGCGCTGGTGATCTCGCTGGTAACCGCCGAGGAGCTTATCGAGGTGGACGCCCTGCAGATCGGCCAGCATGTGCAGGATCACGGCGCACGGTGGGAGCATCTTCCGATCCCGGACTACGGTGTGCCGGGCGAGGATGTCATCGGACGCTGGCCCGCCGTGAGCGGATTCGTCCGCCATGCGCTGCTCGGCGGCGGTCGGGTCCTGCTGCATTGCCGGGGGGGCTGCGGCCGCTCGGGGATGGTGGCGCTGAGGTTGATGATCGAGGCGGGCGACGCGCCGGACGAGGCGCTGGCGCGGCTTCGCGCGGTGCGGCCCTGCGCGATCGAGACAGAGGCGCAGATGGGCTGGGCCATGGCGGCCCGACGCCAGGCGGCGGTTTTCCAGCGCCATGCCGAGTGA
- a CDS encoding bifunctional 2',3'-cyclic-nucleotide 2'-phosphodiesterase/3'-nucleotidase: MARTRHPDLTRRSFLAGTAAGSALIALHPYSANAAGNQAHLRIMETTDLHVHVRPYDYYADKPVDTVGLSRTASIINDIRAEATNTMLVDNGDYLQGNPMGDYVAYERGMKEGDTHPVIDAMNVLGFDAATIGNHEFNYGLDFLKKATAGANFPVVLANIATETGSGPRGDRTLFKPYVILDREVTDGAGNTHPIRVGVIGFTPPQVMNWDRKHLEGNVQARDIVETAEAWVPQILEEGADIVVALSHSGIGSADHTEGMENASVPLAGVEGIDAVMTGHSHLVFPSPTYAGFAAVDAEKGTLHGKPAVMGGFWGSHMGLIDLLLERDGNGWRVVSAETEARPIAKRNEDRSVTALVEDDPEIIAASQEAHEATLAYVRRAVGKTSAPLHSYFALVADDPSVQIVSNAQKWYIEQMLAETEYADLPVLSAAAPFKAGGRGGPEYYTDVPAGDIAIKNVADLYLYPNTVRAVKVTGKQVRDWLERSAGMFNRIEPGAEDAPLLNPDFPSYNFDVIDGVNYRIDLSEPSKFTSDGEIAHPEANRIKDLTIDGAPLADDMEVVIATNNYRASGGGSFPGTGDTVIFEAPDTNRDVIVRYIVEQGTIDPAADGNWSFVPMEDTTVLFETGPTAEQYIDALDTLDISAAGQSEDGFALYRITL; this comes from the coding sequence ATGGCCCGCACCCGACATCCAGACCTGACCCGCCGCTCGTTCCTGGCGGGCACCGCCGCGGGCTCTGCCTTGATCGCGCTTCACCCCTATTCCGCCAATGCCGCGGGCAACCAGGCGCATCTGCGGATCATGGAGACCACCGACCTTCACGTGCACGTCCGCCCCTACGACTACTACGCCGACAAGCCGGTCGACACGGTCGGCCTGTCGCGCACGGCAAGCATCATCAACGATATCCGCGCCGAGGCGACGAACACCATGCTCGTCGACAACGGCGACTACCTTCAGGGCAACCCGATGGGCGATTACGTCGCCTACGAGCGTGGCATGAAAGAGGGCGACACCCACCCGGTGATCGACGCGATGAACGTACTCGGCTTCGACGCCGCGACCATCGGCAACCACGAGTTCAACTACGGGCTCGACTTCCTGAAGAAGGCCACGGCGGGCGCCAACTTTCCCGTCGTGCTGGCCAACATCGCCACCGAGACCGGCAGCGGCCCGCGCGGCGACAGGACGCTTTTCAAGCCCTACGTGATCCTCGACCGCGAGGTCACCGACGGCGCCGGCAACACCCACCCGATCCGCGTCGGCGTCATCGGTTTCACCCCGCCGCAGGTGATGAACTGGGATCGCAAGCACCTCGAGGGCAACGTGCAGGCCCGCGACATCGTCGAGACAGCCGAGGCATGGGTGCCGCAGATCCTCGAGGAAGGCGCCGACATCGTCGTGGCGCTCAGCCATTCGGGCATCGGCTCGGCCGACCACACCGAGGGCATGGAGAACGCCAGCGTGCCGCTCGCCGGCGTCGAGGGCATCGACGCGGTGATGACCGGCCACAGCCACCTTGTCTTCCCCTCGCCCACCTACGCGGGCTTTGCCGCCGTCGACGCGGAGAAAGGCACGCTGCACGGCAAGCCCGCCGTGATGGGCGGCTTCTGGGGCTCGCACATGGGGCTCATCGACCTGCTGCTCGAGCGCGACGGCAACGGCTGGCGCGTGGTCTCGGCCGAGACCGAGGCGCGGCCCATCGCGAAGCGCAACGAGGACCGGTCGGTCACCGCGCTGGTCGAGGACGATCCCGAGATCATCGCTGCCTCGCAGGAGGCCCACGAGGCGACGCTCGCCTATGTCCGGCGCGCCGTTGGCAAGACCTCGGCGCCGCTGCACTCCTATTTCGCGCTGGTGGCCGATGACCCCTCGGTGCAGATCGTGTCGAATGCGCAGAAATGGTACATCGAGCAGATGCTGGCCGAGACCGAGTACGCGGACCTGCCGGTCCTCTCGGCGGCGGCACCGTTCAAGGCCGGCGGTCGCGGCGGGCCGGAGTATTACACCGACGTCCCCGCGGGCGACATCGCGATCAAGAACGTGGCCGATCTCTACCTCTACCCCAACACCGTGCGTGCGGTGAAGGTGACCGGCAAGCAGGTGCGCGACTGGCTCGAGCGCTCGGCGGGCATGTTCAACCGGATCGAACCGGGCGCCGAGGATGCGCCGCTGCTGAACCCCGATTTCCCCAGCTACAATTTCGACGTGATCGACGGGGTGAACTACCGGATCGACCTGTCGGAGCCCTCGAAATTCACCTCGGACGGCGAGATCGCGCACCCGGAGGCCAACCGGATCAAGGACCTGACCATCGACGGCGCGCCCCTGGCGGACGACATGGAGGTGGTGATCGCGACCAACAACTACCGGGCGTCGGGCGGCGGCAGCTTCCCCGGCACCGGCGACACGGTCATCTTCGAGGCGCCGGACACCAACCGCGACGTCATCGTCCGCTACATCGTCGAGCAGGGCACCATCGACCCTGCCGCCGACGGCAACTGGTCGTTCGTGCCGATGGAGGACACCACCGTGCTCTTCGAGACCGGCCCGACGGCAGAGCAATACATCGACGCGCTGGACACGCTCGACATCAGCGCGGCCGGGCAGTCCGAGGACGGCTTCGCGCTCTACCGCATCACGCTCTAG
- the nudC gene encoding NAD(+) diphosphatase, which produces MRHAEEVTFGGSGLDRAAELRGDIPAMAALMQAPETRTLALWRGKLLISDDAACRLPLDHPVLAEARGTPLFLGREESGAAIFAHDLSGWEPGDGQAEPGGFTDTSEQHHPACAEDEVFVELRALLTRLAPRDAELAATARGLFSWHATHGFCARCGAESDVTQAGWQRVCRSCGASHFPRTDPVVIMLITRGNSCLLGRSHGWPEGMYSCLAGFVEPGETLEAAVRREVHEESGVRVGPVRYLASQPWPFPASLMIGCHGLAESDEIEIDPVEIETARWVSREELVTAFAGEHPGLHPARRGSIAHFLLRNWLADRLD; this is translated from the coding sequence ATGCGACACGCGGAAGAGGTGACCTTCGGGGGATCGGGGCTGGATCGCGCGGCAGAGCTGCGCGGCGACATCCCCGCCATGGCCGCGCTGATGCAGGCGCCGGAGACCCGCACGCTGGCGCTGTGGCGCGGCAAGCTGCTGATCTCGGACGATGCGGCCTGCCGGCTGCCGCTCGATCACCCGGTGCTGGCCGAGGCCCGCGGCACGCCGCTGTTTCTCGGCCGCGAGGAAAGCGGGGCGGCGATCTTCGCGCATGACCTGTCGGGCTGGGAGCCCGGGGACGGTCAGGCCGAGCCGGGCGGTTTCACCGACACCAGCGAGCAGCATCACCCGGCCTGTGCCGAGGACGAGGTTTTCGTCGAACTGCGGGCGTTGCTGACGCGGTTGGCTCCGCGAGACGCGGAGCTGGCGGCGACCGCGCGGGGGCTGTTCTCGTGGCATGCGACGCACGGGTTCTGCGCCCGCTGCGGTGCTGAAAGCGACGTGACGCAGGCCGGCTGGCAGCGCGTCTGCCGCAGCTGTGGCGCCTCTCATTTCCCGCGCACCGACCCGGTGGTCATCATGCTGATCACCCGGGGAAATTCCTGCCTGCTCGGGCGCTCGCACGGCTGGCCCGAGGGCATGTATTCCTGTCTCGCGGGCTTCGTCGAGCCGGGCGAGACCCTCGAGGCCGCCGTGCGCCGCGAGGTGCACGAGGAATCCGGCGTGCGCGTCGGGCCCGTGCGCTATCTCGCCAGCCAGCCGTGGCCGTTCCCGGCCTCGCTGATGATCGGCTGTCACGGCCTTGCCGAAAGCGACGAGATCGAGATCGACCCGGTCGAGATCGAGACCGCGCGGTGGGTCAGCCGCGAGGAACTGGTGACCGCCTTCGCCGGCGAGCACCCGGGGCTTCACCCCGCGCGCAGAGGCTCGATCGCGCATTTCCTGCTGCGCAACTGGCTTGCGGACCGGCTGGATTGA
- a CDS encoding SRPBCC family protein has product MELSTREDIEAPLDRVFAEATDFEQMERLIMRRGVDVRQVSGDPAAPAEGMSWHADFRFRGRAREADITLIDYDPPNAMTYRTVIGGLEAITVVDFMALSRTRTRVGLAIELKPKTLSARLVVQSMKLARGSIEKKFRVKMAEYAKDLEDRLKRSDPAGQTG; this is encoded by the coding sequence ATGGAGCTTTCCACACGCGAGGATATCGAGGCGCCGCTCGACCGGGTCTTTGCCGAGGCGACGGATTTCGAGCAGATGGAGCGTCTCATCATGCGCCGTGGCGTCGACGTGCGGCAGGTCTCGGGCGATCCGGCCGCGCCGGCCGAGGGCATGTCCTGGCACGCCGACTTCCGCTTCCGGGGCCGCGCGCGCGAGGCCGACATCACGCTCATCGACTACGATCCGCCCAACGCGATGACCTATCGCACCGTGATCGGCGGGCTCGAGGCGATCACGGTCGTTGATTTCATGGCGCTCTCGCGCACCCGCACGCGGGTCGGGCTGGCGATCGAGCTCAAGCCCAAGACGCTCTCGGCGCGGCTTGTCGTGCAGTCGATGAAGCTTGCGCGCGGCAGTATCGAGAAGAAGTTCCGCGTGAAGATGGCGGAATACGCCAAGGATCTCGAGGACCGGCTGAAGCGCAGCGACCCGGCAGGCCAGACGGGCTAA
- a CDS encoding ATP-binding cassette domain-containing protein, whose protein sequence is MAEGLILDDLRIAQGARMLVALNEAVGPGEVLTVMGPSGSGKSTLLAAITGTLAPAFALSGRVLLDGRDITALPPESRRTGILFQDELLFPHLSVGGNLAFGLPRAVRGRAARRARVEEALAEVGLAGFAGRDPATLSGGQKARVALMRTLLAAPRALLLDEPFSRLDAHLRDQVRRLVFDRARADRLPVLLVTHDAEDAAAAGGRVIRLDPEAP, encoded by the coding sequence ATGGCTGAGGGGCTGATCCTCGATGACCTCCGCATCGCGCAAGGCGCGCGCATGCTCGTCGCGCTGAACGAGGCCGTCGGCCCCGGCGAGGTGCTGACGGTGATGGGCCCCTCGGGCTCGGGCAAGTCGACGCTGCTCGCGGCGATCACCGGCACGCTCGCGCCGGCCTTCGCGCTGAGCGGCCGGGTGCTGCTTGACGGGCGGGACATCACCGCCCTGCCCCCCGAGTCCCGGCGCACCGGCATCCTGTTCCAGGACGAGCTGCTGTTTCCGCATCTTTCGGTGGGTGGAAACCTCGCCTTCGGCCTGCCACGCGCGGTGCGCGGACGGGCGGCGCGGCGGGCGCGGGTCGAGGAGGCTCTCGCCGAGGTCGGGCTGGCCGGTTTCGCGGGGCGCGATCCGGCGACGCTGTCAGGGGGCCAGAAGGCCCGCGTGGCGCTGATGCGCACCCTGCTGGCCGCGCCCCGCGCGCTGCTGCTCGACGAGCCGTTCTCGCGGCTCGACGCGCATCTGCGCGACCAGGTCCGCCGGCTGGTCTTCGACCGCGCCCGCGCGGACCGGCTGCCGGTGCTGCTGGTGACCCATGACGCCGAAGATGCCGCCGCGGCGGGCGGGCGGGTGATCCGCCTGGACCCTGAGGCGCCCTAG
- a CDS encoding ABC transporter permease: protein MLGPVLAGLAGTLLPAFGIMPALGRAEPTLAAFEALAGWPGLPRAVGQSLGSGLIATALALVVTMLICAGWQGTRAFGWLERALSPLLSVPHAAAAFGLAFLIAPSGWIARALAPLAGWERPPDLLIVQDPLCLSLIAGLVVKEVPFLLLMTLAALPALRPGQSLNTARALGYGRSTGWLKTIFPRLYPQIRLPLYAVLAYSMSVVDVAMILGPNTPPTLSVQVLRWMNDPDLDMRLQAAAGAVLQLVLTVAALGLWRLGEMVIARLGHGWLESGAPGPHDGALRGAALVLGTLCAAAVFLGLAALAVWSVAGFWGFPAFLPDAFTLKSWMRQGPALLSPALQTATIALAAVAVALVLVTACLEAEDRFGLRPSTRALWLLYLPLIVPQIAFLPGLQILALVSGVDGTRAAVIAVHVVFVLPYVFLSLSDPWRAWDRRHATVARALGAGPSGVFWRVRLPMMLRPLLTAAAIGCAVSVGQFLPTLLLGAGRVPTLTTEAVALASGGARRVIGVTALAQTAAAFLPFALALLVPALVWRNRRGLRHG from the coding sequence ATGCTCGGCCCCGTGCTTGCGGGGCTGGCGGGCACGCTGTTGCCTGCCTTCGGCATCATGCCGGCGCTGGGGCGGGCCGAGCCGACGCTGGCCGCCTTCGAGGCGCTGGCGGGCTGGCCGGGGCTGCCGCGCGCGGTCGGCCAGAGCCTTGGCTCCGGCCTGATCGCCACCGCGCTCGCGCTGGTCGTCACCATGCTGATCTGCGCCGGCTGGCAGGGCACCCGCGCCTTCGGCTGGCTCGAACGGGCGCTGTCGCCGCTGCTGTCGGTGCCGCATGCCGCCGCCGCCTTCGGGCTGGCCTTTCTCATCGCGCCCTCGGGCTGGATCGCCCGTGCGCTCGCGCCACTTGCCGGCTGGGAGCGGCCTCCCGACCTGCTGATCGTGCAGGACCCGCTCTGCCTGTCGCTGATCGCCGGGCTGGTGGTGAAGGAGGTGCCATTCCTGCTGCTGATGACCCTCGCCGCGCTGCCCGCGCTGCGCCCCGGGCAGAGCCTGAACACCGCGCGGGCGCTCGGCTACGGGCGCAGCACGGGCTGGCTCAAGACGATCTTCCCGAGGCTCTACCCGCAGATCCGGCTGCCGCTCTACGCGGTGCTCGCCTATTCCATGAGCGTGGTCGACGTGGCGATGATCCTCGGTCCGAACACGCCGCCGACGCTGTCGGTGCAGGTGTTGCGCTGGATGAACGACCCGGACCTCGACATGCGCCTGCAGGCCGCCGCCGGCGCGGTGCTGCAACTGGTGCTGACCGTCGCGGCGCTGGGGCTGTGGCGGCTTGGCGAGATGGTCATCGCCCGTCTGGGCCACGGCTGGCTCGAAAGCGGTGCGCCCGGTCCGCATGACGGCGCGCTGCGCGGTGCGGCGCTCGTTCTGGGCACGCTCTGCGCGGCGGCGGTGTTCCTCGGCCTCGCGGCGCTGGCGGTCTGGTCGGTCGCCGGCTTCTGGGGCTTTCCCGCGTTCCTGCCAGATGCGTTCACCCTGAAAAGCTGGATGCGCCAAGGCCCGGCGCTGCTGTCCCCGGCGCTGCAGACCGCCACCATCGCGCTCGCCGCCGTGGCCGTGGCGCTGGTGCTGGTGACCGCCTGCCTCGAGGCCGAGGACCGCTTCGGCCTGCGCCCCTCCACCCGCGCGCTCTGGCTGCTCTACCTGCCGCTCATCGTGCCGCAGATCGCCTTCCTGCCGGGGTTGCAGATCCTCGCGCTGGTGAGCGGGGTCGATGGCACGCGGGCGGCGGTGATCGCGGTGCACGTGGTCTTCGTGCTGCCCTATGTTTTCCTGTCGCTGTCGGACCCGTGGCGGGCGTGGGACCGGCGCCACGCAACCGTTGCACGAGCCCTTGGCGCGGGGCCGTCGGGCGTGTTCTGGCGCGTGCGGCTGCCGATGATGCTGCGCCCGCTGCTCACCGCCGCCGCCATCGGCTGCGCGGTCTCGGTGGGGCAGTTCCTGCCCACCCTGTTGCTCGGCGCTGGCCGTGTGCCCACGCTCACCACCGAGGCCGTGGCGCTGGCCTCGGGCGGGGCGCGGCGGGTGATCGGGGTGACGGCGCTGGCCCAGACCGCCGCCGCCTTCCTGCCCTTCGCGCTGGCGCTGCTGGTGCCGGCGCTGGTGTGGCGCAACCGGAGAGGACTGCGACATGGCTGA
- a CDS encoding ABC transporter substrate-binding protein gives MKATLIAAATSLTLALPAAAADPDPADWDAVVEAAQGQTVYWNAWGGSDVVNDYIAWVGEQAAEQRVTLEHVKLTDTAEAVSRVLAEKTAGRDDDGGIDLIWINGENFAAMKEQELLFGPWAEDLPNRDLTDPANDALSADFTVLTEGLESPWGAAQLVFYHDSARLPEPPRSMEALLDWLRDNPGRFAFPQPPDFLGSTFLKQALIELTPTPDALAHPVTKADYETATGPLWDFMDDLTPLLWRQGRAYPQNAARLIQLMADNEIDIGFEFNPNAASNAIANGQLPDTVRSHLHEDGTLGNASFVAIPYNASAKAGAMVVANILLSPEAQARMADPDVWGLGTVLDLERLAPEDRARFDEIDFGPATLTPDELGTPLPEPHPSWMERLEEDWTSRYGVSQ, from the coding sequence ATGAAAGCCACGCTCATCGCCGCCGCGACCTCGCTCACGCTCGCGCTGCCCGCGGCCGCAGCCGACCCCGATCCCGCCGACTGGGACGCGGTCGTCGAGGCGGCACAGGGCCAGACCGTCTACTGGAACGCATGGGGCGGCTCGGACGTGGTCAACGACTACATCGCCTGGGTGGGCGAGCAGGCCGCCGAGCAGCGCGTGACGCTCGAGCACGTGAAGCTCACCGACACCGCCGAGGCGGTGAGCCGGGTGCTCGCCGAGAAGACCGCCGGGCGCGACGACGACGGCGGCATCGACCTCATCTGGATCAACGGCGAGAATTTCGCTGCGATGAAGGAGCAGGAGCTGCTCTTCGGTCCCTGGGCCGAGGACCTGCCGAACCGCGACCTGACCGATCCCGCCAACGACGCGCTGAGCGCCGATTTCACAGTCCTCACCGAGGGACTCGAAAGCCCGTGGGGCGCGGCGCAGCTGGTCTTCTACCACGACAGCGCGCGCCTGCCCGAACCGCCGCGCTCGATGGAGGCGCTGCTCGACTGGCTGCGCGACAACCCCGGACGTTTCGCCTTTCCGCAGCCGCCGGATTTCCTTGGCTCGACATTTCTCAAGCAGGCGCTGATCGAGCTCACGCCGACGCCCGACGCGCTGGCCCACCCGGTGACCAAGGCCGACTACGAGACCGCCACCGGCCCGCTCTGGGACTTCATGGACGACCTCACGCCGCTGCTCTGGCGGCAGGGCCGCGCCTATCCGCAGAACGCCGCGCGGCTCATCCAGCTGATGGCCGACAACGAGATCGACATCGGCTTCGAGTTCAACCCAAACGCCGCGTCGAACGCCATCGCCAACGGACAGCTGCCCGACACCGTGCGCAGCCACCTGCACGAGGACGGCACGCTCGGCAACGCGAGCTTCGTCGCCATCCCCTACAACGCCTCCGCCAAGGCCGGCGCGATGGTGGTGGCCAACATCCTGCTGTCACCCGAGGCGCAGGCCCGCATGGCCGACCCCGATGTCTGGGGGCTCGGCACGGTGCTCGACCTCGAGCGGCTCGCGCCGGAAGACCGGGCGCGCTTCGACGAGATCGATTTTGGCCCCGCCACCCTCACGCCGGACGAGCTGGGCACGCCCCTGCCCGAGCCGCATCCCTCGTGGATGGAACGGCTCGAGGAGGACTGGACGTCGCGCTACGGTGTCTCCCAGTGA
- a CDS encoding SAM-dependent methyltransferase — protein MWEERYDTDDYLFGRAPARFLKTHEACLTPGAKALSVADGEGRNSVFLAQKGLEVTGFDYAPSAVEKARALAAEAGVNVRYEVGDIETWGWPEAAYDLVVGIFIQFAGPDLRPRLFERMKRALKPGGVLLLHGYTPKQLDHGTGGPKVLENLYTPELLQEAFGDMEIRELESYEAELSEGTGHVGRSALIDLVAVKPAP, from the coding sequence ATGTGGGAAGAGCGCTACGACACCGACGATTACCTGTTCGGCCGCGCCCCGGCCCGGTTCCTGAAGACGCACGAGGCGTGCCTGACGCCGGGCGCAAAGGCGCTGTCGGTGGCTGACGGCGAGGGCCGCAACTCGGTCTTCCTCGCGCAGAAGGGGCTTGAGGTGACGGGGTTCGACTACGCGCCCAGCGCCGTCGAAAAGGCCCGGGCGCTCGCGGCCGAGGCGGGAGTGAACGTGCGCTACGAGGTCGGCGACATCGAGACGTGGGGCTGGCCCGAAGCGGCCTATGATCTCGTGGTCGGTATCTTCATCCAGTTCGCCGGCCCCGACCTGCGTCCGCGCCTCTTCGAACGGATGAAACGGGCACTGAAGCCCGGAGGTGTGCTGCTGCTGCACGGCTACACGCCGAAGCAGCTCGACCACGGCACCGGCGGGCCGAAGGTGCTCGAGAACCTCTACACCCCCGAGCTCCTGCAGGAGGCCTTCGGCGACATGGAGATCCGCGAGCTCGAAAGCTACGAGGCCGAACTCAGCGAAGGCACGGGCCACGTGGGCCGCTCGGCGCTGATCGACCTCGTCGCCGTGAAGCCCGCCCCCTGA
- a CDS encoding HAD-IA family hydrolase translates to MTLRALLFDVDGTLAETEEAHRQAFDETFAAEGLDWRWSRDDYRRLLRTTGGKERIRAYLAETGAPGDAVDVAALHAEKTARYVSLLERGGLELREGVAELMDAGRTAGLRLAIATTTSRPNVEALCRCCWGRPAEEMFEVIAAGDEVAAKKPAPDVYTLALARLGIAAEAALALEDSRNGVLAARAAGLRVIVRPSIYTIGEDFAGAETVASLAPADLPRDLHEMLSVRT, encoded by the coding sequence ATGACGCTGCGGGCGCTACTCTTCGATGTCGACGGCACGCTCGCCGAGACCGAGGAAGCGCACCGGCAGGCCTTCGACGAGACCTTTGCGGCGGAGGGCCTGGACTGGCGCTGGAGCCGCGACGACTACCGCCGCCTGCTGCGGACCACCGGCGGCAAGGAGCGCATCCGCGCGTATCTCGCCGAGACGGGCGCGCCGGGCGATGCGGTCGACGTGGCCGCCCTGCACGCCGAGAAGACGGCGCGCTACGTCAGCCTGCTCGAACGCGGCGGGCTGGAGTTGCGCGAGGGCGTTGCCGAGTTGATGGACGCAGGCCGCACGGCCGGCCTGCGGCTTGCCATCGCCACGACCACCAGCCGGCCGAACGTGGAGGCGCTCTGCCGCTGCTGCTGGGGCCGGCCCGCCGAAGAGATGTTCGAGGTGATCGCCGCCGGTGACGAGGTCGCCGCGAAGAAGCCCGCGCCCGATGTCTACACGCTTGCGCTGGCGCGGCTCGGGATCGCCGCCGAGGCGGCGCTCGCGCTCGAGGACAGCCGCAACGGCGTTCTGGCGGCTCGGGCAGCGGGGCTGCGCGTCATCGTCCGGCCTTCGATCTACACCATCGGCGAGGATTTCGCCGGGGCCGAGACGGTGGCCTCGCTCGCCCCCGCCGACCTGCCCCGCGACTTGCACGAAATGCTGTCGGTCCGCACCTGA